The Triticum aestivum cultivar Chinese Spring chromosome 5A, IWGSC CS RefSeq v2.1, whole genome shotgun sequence genomic sequence agtcttgctataagtagtcatgtgaatttggtattcattcgatattttgatgagatgtatgttgtctttcctctagtggtgttatgtgaacatcgactacatgacacttcaccattgtttgggcctaggggaaggcattgggaagtaacaagtagatgatgggttgctagagtgatagaagcttaaaccctagtttatgtgttgcttcgtaaggggctgatttggatccatatgtttcatgctatggttaggtttaccttaattcttctttcatagttgcggatgcttgcgaagggggttaatcataagtggggtgcttgtacaattaagggcagtacccaagcaccggtccacccacatatcaaattatcaaagtaacgaacgcgaatcatatgagcatgatgaaaactagcttgacgataattcccatgtgtcctcgggagcgttttcctttatataagagtttgtccaggcttatccttttctacaaaaaggattgggccacctttctgcaccttgtttacttttgttacttgttacccattacaaattaccttatcacaaaactatctgttaccgataatttcagtgcttgcagagaataccttactaaaaactgcttatcatttccttctactcctcgttgggttcgacactcttacttatcgaaaggactacgatagatcccctatacttgtgggtcatcaacatgacaccactaagggaatcacaacatacatatcatcaaaatatcaaacacatcaagttcacatgattacttgcaacatgacttctcccgtgacctcaagaactagaggaactactcacaaatgatattcatgctcaatatcagaggtgtattaaatagcataatggatctgaacatataatctcccaccaaataaaccatgtagtaatcaactaaaatatgtaatcaacactactagtcacccataggtaccaatctgaggttccggtacaaagattaaacacaaaagatgaactagggtttgagagaagatggtgttgttgaagatgttgatagagattggccttccaaagatgagagggttgatggtgatgatgatggcttcgatttccccctccaggagggaagttcccccggcagaatcgctccaccggagggcaaaggtgctcctgcccaagttccgtctCGATACgtcggcgctccgtcccgaaagtcttcaccttatttttttctaggtcaaaatgacttatataccagaagatgggaaccggaggtgggctgggctgaccacaacccaccagggcgcgcctgggggagctGGCGCACCCTCgtgtcttgtggtcaccaggtggccccctccggtagttatttgctccagtatatttcatatattccaaaataattctccgtgaagtttcagcttatttggagttgtgcagaataggtaactctgacttagctttttcaagtccagaattccagctgcgggcattctccctctttgtgtaaaccttgcatattaagaGATAAAAGGCATTACAATTACTCCATAAAactttattatgcataaaaacattataaataacagcaggaaatcatgatgcaaaatggacgtatcaggggtgggcactccccttggcttgtgccaagcttgggggagatgccccggtatcgtatcaccatcacttctattacctttacctatcttagttcgatccttagctatttcgtgatttagttgaataaaagttttgtatgatctaTTTTCAAGTGCTAGTTccatgatctatctatctatgtaatcgagtgagagttatataataaagtttagtttgagtttttgcgtCTTTACTTTTCTGTTCCaatcaaaataaagaaaataataaaaaagatcatatgctaatcttatggtaagtaatgacgtcacataaggaaaagtataagtggtaaaatttattaaaagttgacaaacatagcattggtcaatgatgcaattcatgaaagaattaataagtgaagagaagattcacatgcaaatacactatcttggacatcttttatgattgtgagcccccattaaatatcttaggccaaattgttgacgttggacaaggaagacaacgcaatgatttatgtttgttcgtattcacatagaagttatattgtcatagatccttcaacatgtggtgcttgctcattatctttgctagccaaaaatccgcactaagtagagatactacttgtgcatccaaaacccttaaacccaaatccatgttttgagagtccaccatacctgcctatggattgagtaagatccttcaagtaagttgtcaccggtgcaaaaaggcaataaaaattgctcctaaatgtgTTTGATCCTTcagtgtaagggaaaataagcgttgtacgaacttgtgatggcaaagtaataaaagcgacggactgcataataaaagttgctatcataaggggcaatataacatgacattcttttgcattaagagattgtgcatacaaaaccaaaaagcgcatgacaacctctgcttccctctgcgaagggcctatcttttacttttatgtatttactttttatgcaagagtcaaagtatttttctctattcctttttatttttctctttgggTGGTGggaaaagatctaggcacatatacccaattggatatgagtgagcatgagttattattgttgacatcacccttgaggtgaataagttgggaggcgaaactataagcccctatctttctatgtgtccggttgaaactttttgctcatatatatgttgtgagtgttagcaatcataggaGATTAAATgctggttgagtatgtggactttccaaaAGGCTTTgatacgagacccttcctgaaaatataatgaattgtagttgcaaagttgactgagaacatagtttgttagttttcaataaagtttatgttttctacttcgatgttgtgatgaattgttacttgttcatgagaagctatatgataaagtttgttgatgttataataatatgcatgacgcTACTATGTACGCATTtcgtttttatcgacacctctcttcctaaacacgtggacatgattttcgatattggctttcgcttgaggacaagcaaggtctaagcttgggggagttgatacgtccattttgcatcttgtTTTCTTACTATTGTTTATAGTGTTTTTATACTTTATAACACTtcatggagtaattctaatgccttttctatcatattatgcaaggtttacacaaagagggagaataccggcagctggaattcttgacCTGAAAAAACTATGCCACGGATACCTATTCTtcacatctccaaatgagttgaaattttaccgagaattatttcggaatatataataaatattggtgaaaagaactaccagagggggctGCCAAGtggccacaaggcaccagggcgcgccagcccctccaggcgtgccctggtgggtagtagGCCCCTtgacccacctccggtgcccatcttctggtacataatgtcttttgacctagaaaaaataaggagaggactttcggtacggagcgccgccgtctcgaggcagaacttgggcaggagcacttttgccctccggcggagcgattccgtcgggggaacttccttcccggagggggaaatcgaaaccatcgtcatcaccaacaaccctctcatcttcgGGAGGACAATCTTCATTACATCTTCAATAACACCATCTCATCacaagccctagttcatctcttgtgttcagtctttgTGCCGGAACCTcacattggtacctgtgggtgactggtagtgttgattacatcttgtagttgatgctatatatatggtttatttggtggaagattatatgttcagatccattatgctatttaatatccctctgatcttgagcatgaatattatatgtGAGTGGCTgcctttgttcttgaggccacgggagaagtcatCTTGCAAGTAATGATGTGAATTTGATATttgctcgatattttgatgatatgtttgttgtgattcccttagtggtgttatgtgaacttcaactacatgacacttcaccatctttgggcctaagggaatgcattgtggagtagttattagatgatgggttgctagagtgacagaagcttaaaccctagtttatgcgctattccgtaaggggctgatttggatccatatgtttaatgctatggctagattttatcttaatacttctttcgtagttgcggatgcttgcgagggggttaatcataagtgggaggcttgttcaagtaagaacaacacccaagcaccggttcacccacataccaaattatcaaagtagcgaacgcgcgcgaatcaaaccaacatgatgaaagtgactagatgaaattcctgtgtgccctcaagaacactttacTTATTATCTAAGACCGTTCCGGCCTGTCCTTTGTCATCAAAAGGATTAGGCTACATTGATGCACTTATTGTTACTGTTGTTActtattacaaattatcttgctatcaaactacctgttgccgaaaatttcagtgcttgtagaaattaccttgctgaaaaccacttgtcatttccttctactcctcgtttggttcgacactcttacttatccaaaggactatgattgatcccctatacttgtgggtcatcaagtggtTGTGCTGCCGGTCACTGACTGAGGCAGAGTCGAAGGCTCAAGGGCTCCGGAGGCTCAAGGCCAAGCAGCTCCGGCTCGGCATTGAGCAATCCGAGGGGGAGGCGACGGAGGCAGCGAGGGAGGCAGCAAAGGAGGCAAAGCTCAAGCGCCAACAAGACCACTTGTCTGGCGCTTGCAAGGTTTCATCGTCATCTCCGATTCCTCCTCCTTCGACGGGTCCGACGGCTTCGACGTGGACCCACCTCCTACCTCGGACTCCTACAGCTGCGCCTACGACCGGAAGGGCAAAGGGCCAgcgaggaagtggtgaagatccaTCTTGATTTCAAGTTTTCAGTTGTAGTTTGAACTTGTCTGGCGTATTATGTATATTATGTGAACTTTGGCTATCTTTCGATGATCCGGCTGTGATCTTTTGATGAACCAATTGTGCATTTGTATGTCCGCTCATGATTTACATAGTATTTATCAACATTGCATGATTTAGTATGAAAACAGGGGACTGAATATGAGATATTTGGGTGTGGAGACACGGACATAGGGAGTGCCCGGTCATTGCCTGCGGACGAGCACGTCCGCAGGCATTTGAGGAGCCTGATTTGCTGagtctggctgtagatgctctaatgtgGATAGCCAACTTACCATAGGtcaagatggcaatggggccccAAAACCCGCGTCCGCGTGGGTTTTTACCCTAttgggggatggggatgggtatCTTTTCATCCCTGCGGGGCTGTTTTTGGGCACATTATACAACCCGACACGTTTCGTGGGTCTACACCCATTTCGGTAGTCCCCGAGTCCGAAACCCGGCAATACCCGCGGAACTACATTTGTGAACCAAGAATTCTATTTTAGAACTTGTGTAATTGGACATCTTGTTGAACCATGTATGACTCAAATCTGATCATCTTTGTTGCTGAAATGTGGTATCGTGCTGCTGAAATACACTCTATATAGCTGTTGAACCATCCACTATTGTTTTTTGTTGAAATTTGCTCAAGTTATGCCGCTGAAATGTTATTCTTTGTCGCCACTATGTTTGTTTAAATATTTTGATTTTCTCGTGGGTTCCCGGTGGGTTCCCCGAAACCCGATGGGTTTAGAGGACGGGCGGAAAACTAGCCCCGCGTACGGTGATGGGAACGGGAACGGGGACGGTTTTATGATTTTCTTGCGGGGATGGGTTTGGGAAGGCAAAACCTGATGGTTTTCGTCCCCATTGCCATCTTGAACCATAGGTAGGTGTACACTTTCTTTTCCTTTGCTCTTTCTGTTTGTAACAGTGCTTTTTTTTAACCTCATGTTCCCTGTTTGTTAATTATTAATAAAAGATTATGGGACCATTGCCTCACAGTACATATATTCAAAGAAAACTACTGCGTATTAATAATGGTGTAAAAGGACCTTATATATACAAAAGAGAAGATAATATACCAACCCACGTTGTTGAAGTTAGCACTAACCATGGGTAACGAAAGCCCTAAACCCTAGTTAACAACTAAACAATTGCACAGCCAGCCAACTCAGCCATATAAAAAGCCAACACCACCACCTAATGCTACGTACACGGTGGCATCTCTAACCTTGAGGAGCTGAGGTGCTTTTGGATTTCTAGCTAGCAGCACGTAGGTACGAACGTCGTCAGTGGTCGTACGCAGTCGCCATGAACGGCAAGAGCAAGACGAGCAAGAGCACGCCACTGCTGGGCAAGTACGAGCTCGGGCGACTGCTCGGCCGCGGCACGTTCGCCAAGGTCTACCTCGCGCACCCGCTCACTGGCGGTGAGCCAGTGGCAGTGAAGGTGATCGACAAGGCGGAGGTGATGGATATGGAGGGCATGGCGCCTCGCGTGCTCCGGGAGGTGGTGGCCATGCGCCGGCTTCGCCACCCGGGCGTGCTCCGCCTCCACGAGGTGCTCGCCACCCGCTCCAGGATCTACCTCGTCATGGAGCTAGCCCCCCGCGGCGACCTCCAGTCCATGCTCGCCGCTCTGCCAAACCGCCGCTTTTCGGAGAAGGCCGCGCGGCGCGTGTTCGTGCAGCTCACGGCCGCGCTCGCCCACTGCCACGCGCGCGGCGTGACGCACCGCGACGTCAAGCCGCAGAACGTCCTCCTCGACAGCGCCGGCAACCTTAAGGTGTCCGACTTCGGCCTATCGGCGCTCCCAGACACGCTCCGGGACGACGGCCGCCTCCACACCGCCTGCGGCACGCCGGCCTATGCCGCGCCGGAGGTGCTCCGCCACACATCATACGACGGCGCCAAGGCCGACGCGTGGTCCTGCGGCGTCATGCTCTTCGTCCTCCTCGCCGGACGCCTGCCCTTCGACGACGCGAACATTCCTGATATGTGCCGGAAGGCGCACCGCCGTGAGTACGAGGTCCCGCCTTGGGTGTCCCCGCCGGCGCGCCGCCTGGTGCACCGCCTGCTCGACCCGAACCCGGCGACCCGCGTCTCCGTGGAGGCTCTGGCGGCGACGCACCCATGGTTCGTCAAGCGCTCCCTCAGCCTCGACTCGCAGCTCGACGGCCTCCTTGACGGCCAGCCAGAGCGCGCGCTGGCGTTCCGGGCGCCGGCGGTGAACGCATTCGACATCATATCCATGTCGCAAGGGCTCGACCTGTCCGGGCTGTTCGGCGGGAGCAAGAGCAGGGAGAAGCGGTTCATGACGACAGCGTCGCCGGAGCAGACGCTGGAGCAGCTCAGCCGGGCGAGCGGGAAGCTCGGGTACGTCGTGGTGGGGAAGAAAGGAGTGGGGTGCCAGCGCCGTCCTCCAGCAGGGAGGCCGGCAATATCAGTGGAGATTTCGGAGCTGGTGCCGCCACTAATGCTCGTCGAGATGCGGCTGGAGatggacgacggcgacggcgaggttcAAGTGTTTGGTTGGGACCAGTTGAGGGTGGAGCTAGGGGATGTAGTAAGAGCTTGGCATAGCTGTGAAGATTTGGAACAAGTTCAGTAACTTTCTTATTCAGAAGAAGTTATTTTGCAGCTTAGCTAGTTAATGGAGGTGTAAAAAGGTACTCTAAAATGTCAATATATGTGAATCTAGCTTGTTTGTTTTTTTACTTGTTTTCTGTTTTGAATATTTCACTGTACACTGCTATATGTAAGTTCCATTTGTATACAAGAAAAGATAGGGTAAGTTTTTTGGCAACAATCTGAATGTGTTGAGCAAGTAAAGACGGTGCAAAAGATCGAAGAGATTGAAACAAAGTTCTATGTATGTTCAGCTCTGTAAGCAGCACACTGTAGATCAATGAGAAGTTAGCCCACAATAACCGACGAATAATCAGAATTTAGCCCATAAGTGTGTGCTCTTGATATACTACTATGCCTTTTGCGTATCAGTTAACTGGAAGGCAACTGatcaagtttaaaaaaatgaaaggcATGATGTTCACCAAAATTCTGGTAAATAGTAACTCTAAAAAAATACTATTATACAGTTTATACTTCATGTATATGCCATACCTCGTTTTTGTTTAGTAAAAGGCACAATATTACTAACTAACAAAATACTTGTAAAAAGAAGTTTCTACTCTAATTAACAAGACCGCGGTCAAAATCAGGCATTTCTAATTACTCTGATTAGACAGCCTCTTAATCATTTCACAACATTGACAGCACTCGCGCGACAGTTTTAGCCGCTACCCCTGAATAATCAGCACACTCGAGCATTTTTCACAACACCAAGAGACATCTATTTATGGTATCTGAATTGTTATGTTTATCATTATAGAATTTGACAAATGAGTGAATGTACAATGATACACGCACCTTTTGCTTTGATTAGTGCTATCAAGATAACGAAACTGTAGTAACAGACAGACACAGAAGCAGTGACATGTTTGGCTCACCTGTGGCTGGCCTGCTAGCACAGAAATGATAGCTCGTGTTTCAGCCTCAGATCCGTCGAACCAGGGCTCCTGTCTGCTCTGTTATGTTCATAGCAGAGCAGACTAGTTGCCATTTTTTAGCCCAGCAACTCAACCTCTATGTCTCTATCCTATTATTTTCCAAGAAATATTTTTCTTGAATTTGAATGAGATAAGTGCGCGGAGAAAAATAAATACATGCTGAGAAGTAGAGTGTCCCTATCAATGGCTCTGGGAGCTTCATTTCTGGTGAATTAACTTTCTGAAGGATATGTTATCCTGAATAAAGTGAGAGGGAGGCCTGCGGCCATGGCAACCGTTGGTTGTTTCCCAGGACTATGAACAGCTGCCAGGGCTCTCGGCATCGTCGATTCGCCATGATATGTTCGGAGCGAATGCGaccatagatagatagatataggtGCGGAGTAGATGTCAGTAGCATCAACTCTCAATCAAGTGAAGGTATAAGATAGCTAGAAACAACCTGCCGCATCAACTGATAAGGAGGCCTTGTTGGAAGATATTTGTGCACACTCTGTAAAGCAACAGGTGATTGATTGGTTCCTTAGTTTGCAGCTAGCAGCTATCAGTGGGAGCTATTTTCTTCAGAGCAGCAATGCAGGTTTCTCTTGTAAGAGCATAGACACCACAGAAAATTG encodes the following:
- the LOC123102302 gene encoding CBL-interacting protein kinase 4; amino-acid sequence: MNGKSKTSKSTPLLGKYELGRLLGRGTFAKVYLAHPLTGGEPVAVKVIDKAEVMDMEGMAPRVLREVVAMRRLRHPGVLRLHEVLATRSRIYLVMELAPRGDLQSMLAALPNRRFSEKAARRVFVQLTAALAHCHARGVTHRDVKPQNVLLDSAGNLKVSDFGLSALPDTLRDDGRLHTACGTPAYAAPEVLRHTSYDGAKADAWSCGVMLFVLLAGRLPFDDANIPDMCRKAHRREYEVPPWVSPPARRLVHRLLDPNPATRVSVEALAATHPWFVKRSLSLDSQLDGLLDGQPERALAFRAPAVNAFDIISMSQGLDLSGLFGGSKSREKRFMTTASPEQTLEQLSRASGKLGYVVVGKKGVGCQRRPPAGRPAISVEISELVPPLMLVEMRLEMDDGDGEVQVFGWDQLRVELGDVVRAWHSCEDLEQVQ